Proteins co-encoded in one Xyrauchen texanus isolate HMW12.3.18 chromosome 19, RBS_HiC_50CHRs, whole genome shotgun sequence genomic window:
- the LOC127659533 gene encoding uncharacterized protein LOC127659533 codes for MMYSDLQTNFHLQHVPNLTKDTNSSLSSTCLRMKVTFHAKEVPVVLKCMSCTCSAGKALCNHIVALLFQSAHYCTMGFKTVPLPLSCTSSLQTWHRPRTHGIAPEATNDMVVCKPVPKSKDHARTGVKCTLYRAYGGPLPDPHILASVEKLQDKRPQPGICKLLHGLEALNFVDSKFGPVPFGSLLSYQSPPEISRDIIKHPGAPGFPQLPIEGHNFKFHIQFEPNYKQQCHLERLKVSREISAAIEAETRLQ; via the exons ATGATGTACAGCGACTTGCAGACAAATTTTCACTTACAACACGTTCCAAACTTGACAAAGGATACAAATTCTTCATTGAGCAGTACCTGTTTGCGTATGAAG GTTACATTTCATGCTAAAGAGGTTCCTGTGGTACTGAAATGCATGTCATGTACCTGCTCTGCTGGGAAAGCACTGTGCAACCACATTGTGGCATTATTGTTTCAAAGTGCTCACTACTGTACCATGGGCTTCAAGACAGTGCCATTGCCACTGTCATGCACCAGCTCTCTGCAGACCTGGCACCGGCCTAGGACACAT GGAATTGCTCCTGAGGCAACAAATGACATGGTAGTGTGTAAACCAGTACCGAAGTCCAAGGATCATGCCCGAACTGGTGTGAAATGTACACTGTACAGAGCATATGGTG GTCCTCTTCCAGATCCTCACATCCTTGCCAGTGTTGAGAAACTGCAAGACAAACGCCCACAACCAGGCATTTGCAAATTGCTCCACGGGCTTGAGGCCCTTAATTTTGTGGACTCTAAATTTGGCCCGGTGCCATTTGGGTCTTTGCTCTCTTACCAGAGCCCTCCTGAGATAAGTAGAGACATTATTAAACACCCTGGTGCCCCTGGATTTCCTCAGTTGCCCATTGAAGGTCACAATTTTAAATTTCACATACAATTTGAGCCTAACTACAAGCAACAATGCCACTTAGAGAGACTTAAAGTGTCAAGGGAGATCTCTGCTGCTATTGAGGCAGAAACACGACTGCAGTGA